The nucleotide window ATCTTGGATGTCGTCGAAGCCTATGATCCAGCGACGGATACCTGGACCACCAAAGCGCCCTTGCCGACTGCGCGCGGAGGCGTTGCAATGGGAGCCATTCACGGCAAACTCTATGTGGTCGGTGGCTATGAGCTTCACGGCACCGTGAATACCGTTGATGCCTATGACCCTGTGACCGATACCTGGACCACCGAGGCACCCATGCCGACGACGCGTGACGGCGTCGCCGTGGGCGTCATCAGCGGCAAACTCTATGCTGTCGGGGGCGCTACCGGAAAACACGGCAATCACAAGTCGAATATAGTTGAAGCATACGATCCTGTGACAAATACCTGGATTACGGAGGCACCCATGTTGACGGCGCGATACGGCCTCGCTGCAGGCGATATCAACGGCAGGCTCTTCGCCGTCGGAGGCAATAACGGCCACGGTTTTTTGAATATTGTCGAAGCCTACGATCCTGCGAAAAACTTATGGAAGAAAAAGACATCCATGAGGACTGCGCGCGGGTACTTAAGCGCGGGCGTCGCCAGGAACACGCTCTACGCCATCGGCGGCTATAAGAACTACGGCGTGCTCAATACGGTTGAGGCGTTCAGCCTGTGATGCTGCGAAAATTCCCGATGGGGAGTGACACTATGTATCGACAGATACCCATCGCGTGCACGGTGTTCGTTTTCGCGTTCGTCTTCGCTGCGTCAGGATGCTCGAGTGCGAGCAATCCGATGGTGTCACCCCTTGCAAATGCGGTCGGATTTCGACACGCGCCGCAATCCGTCGGGAGCTGGTCTACCAAGGAATCGTTACCGACGGCACGCTCCTTTCTTGGAGCCGGTACCGTTAACGCCAAAGTCTACGCCATCGGAGGCTACGATGGCGCCACTGGCAATCTCAACATCACCGGGTTGCGTTCGGTTGAGGCGTATGATCCCAGGACGGATACGTGGACGTCCAAGGCACCCATGCCGACGGCGCGCTACGAATTCGCAGTTGGCGTGATCAACGGTATTCTCTATGCTGTCGGCGGCGTCAGCAGCAGCAACAACATCCAATTGAATACGGTTGAGGCGTACGATCCTGCGACGGATACTTGGACTGCAAAGGCATCCATGCCGACAGCGCGCGCCGGCCTAGCTGTTGGCGTCATCGACGGCATTCTGTATGCTGTCGGCGGCGCCGGCGACGGTTTCTACTTGAGTACGGTTGAGGCTTACAACCCTGCTACAAACACATGGACCGCCAAGGCATCTATGCCCACAGCGCGATGCTGCCTCGCCATTGGCGTCGTCAACGGCAGGCTCTACGCGGTCGGCGGCTATTACCCAAACCCA belongs to Candidatus Eremiobacteraceae bacterium and includes:
- a CDS encoding kelch repeat-containing protein, which translates into the protein ILDVVEAYDPATDTWTTKAPLPTARGGVAMGAIHGKLYVVGGYELHGTVNTVDAYDPVTDTWTTEAPMPTTRDGVAVGVISGKLYAVGGATGKHGNHKSNIVEAYDPVTNTWITEAPMLTARYGLAAGDINGRLFAVGGNNGHGFLNIVEAYDPAKNLWKKKTSMRTARGYLSAGVARNTLYAIGGYKNYGVLNTVEAFSL
- a CDS encoding kelch repeat-containing protein; translated protein: MYRQIPIACTVFVFAFVFAASGCSSASNPMVSPLANAVGFRHAPQSVGSWSTKESLPTARSFLGAGTVNAKVYAIGGYDGATGNLNITGLRSVEAYDPRTDTWTSKAPMPTARYEFAVGVINGILYAVGGVSSSNNIQLNTVEAYDPATDTWTAKASMPTARAGLAVGVIDGILYAVGGAGDGFYLSTVEAYNPATNTWTAKASMPTARCCLAIGVVNGRLYAVGGYYPNPLSIVEAYNPATNRWTPKASMPTARFNLAASVLGGELFAVGGYNYDDGFLDTVEAYDTATDSWQAKSTMPTARAGLVTGVAGSKLYAIGGYACLVGCPLGKVESFTP